From Uloborus diversus isolate 005 chromosome 8, Udiv.v.3.1, whole genome shotgun sequence, a single genomic window includes:
- the LOC129227406 gene encoding gastrula zinc finger protein XlCGF57.1-like — MMEESQGTSRIDAAGKPYSCHECQKAFSHKRNLTVHLRVHSGLNPYTCDDCQKTFPSAGYLKLHCNLKHAEKKFSCSFCQMTFSTKDSMERHLRIHTGEKPYSCDVCQKAFSEKGNLKVHLRVHTGDRPYTCDYCQMKFAYKAHLKYHLRKHNEDEPYCCGFCRLKFTKQESLKRHLETHIGPEPYLCQHCQKTFAREDHLNAHLSVHSEAEPYSCENCEKTFARRVDLKTHFLREHSKDDAYSCEHCEKSFAQKSHLKSHLRAHLEKKIYTCNYCQKTFSVVRSLNHHLKVHSGEEQYSYSCDYCPKKFTLAGNLKRHYVMKHTNQKPYTCEYCPKAFAEKGQLKIHLRVHTGEKPFSCDLCELKFTCRASAKQHLRVHTGEKPFSCEYCQLKFTRNYGLQQHLKLHAREKSHVNATSVS; from the coding sequence atgatggaAGAATCTCAAGGTACATCAAGAATAGACGCTGCAGGAAAACCATATTCGTGTCATGAGTGTCAAAAGGCATTTTCTCATAAAAGAAACTTAACCGTTCATTTAAGAGTGCACTCTGGGTTGAACCCTTACACTTGTGATGATTGCCAGAAAACATTCCCTTCGGCAGGTTACTTGAAACTTCATTGTAACCTAAAGCACGCGGAAAAAAAGTTCTCTTGTTCCTTTTGTCAAATGACGTTTTCTACAAAAGACTCCATGGAGCGTCATTTAAGAATCCATACCGGAGAGAAGCCATATTCTTGCGATGTTTGTCAAAAGGCATTTTCAGAAAAAGGGAACCTAAAGGTTCATTTGAGGGTGCATACTGGAGACAGACCGTACACATGCGATTATTGTCAGATGAAATTTGCTTACAAAGCACACTTGAAGTACCACTTAAGAAAACACAATGAAGACGAGCCATATTGTTGCGGTTTCTGTCGATTGAAATTCACCAAGCAAGAAAGCCTGAAGCGTCACTTAGAAACACACATTGGACCGGAGCCCTATTTATGTCAACATTGCCAAAAAACCTTCGCTCGGGAAGACCACTTGAATGCTCACCTAAGCGTGCACTCTGAAGCGGAGCCCTACTCATGCGAGAACTGCGAAAAGACCTTTGCTCGGAGAGTCGACTTGAAAACTCACTTTTTAAGAGAGCACAGTAAAGATGACGCATATTCATGTGAACATTGCGAAAAGTCATTTGCGCAGAAAAGCCACTTGAAATCCCATTTAAGAGCACACCTTGAGAAAAAGATATATACGTGTAACTACTGTCAAAAGACTTTCTCCGTTGTGAGAAGCCTTAATCATCATTTAAAAGTGCACTCTGGGGAAGAGCAATACTCATACTCCTGTGACTACTGTCCGAAAAAATTTACTTTGGCAGGGAACCTGAAGCGTCATTATGTCATGAAACACACCAATCAAAAGCCCTATACTTGTGAGTATTGTCCAAAGGCATTCGCCGAGAAAGGGCAGCTGAAGATTCATTTACGAGTGCATACTGGGGAGAAGCCTTTTTCTTGCGATCTTTGTGAGTTAAAATTTACTTGCAGAGCAAGCGCGAAGCAACATTTAAGGGTGCACACTGGAGAAAAGCCGTTCTCTTGCGAATACTGTCAGTTAAAATTTACTCGGAACTATGGACTGCAGCAACATTTAAAACTGCACGCTAGAGAGAAAAGTCATGTCAACGCGACTAGTGTCTCATAA